The Burkholderia ambifaria AMMD genome has a segment encoding these proteins:
- a CDS encoding CmpA/NrtA family ABC transporter substrate-binding protein has product MTSSPPAAPERAHLRLGFVALSDAAPLIVAQQLNLGARHGLTLELSRQPSWATVRDKLLTGELDAAHALYGLVCGLQLGIGGPQTDMAALMVLNRNGQAITFARGLADAYRESGDVRAALATLGRKPLLAQTFPTGTHAMWLNHWLASHGVDPLRDVRSVVIPPPEMVAALASGELDGFCAGEPWHAVAEACGAGRTVAVTSEIWPDHPEKVLAARREFVALYPATARALIRTLVDACAWLDDPAHRREAAGWLASPDALGVPARLIAPRLLGDYGAGPFAQPPLPIRFHDGGAVNRPDPRDGQWFLSQYRRWGMLDGEHDDAGIAAAIAQTALYDAAVAEGGSAGE; this is encoded by the coding sequence ATGACATCTTCGCCTCCCGCCGCGCCGGAACGCGCGCATCTTCGTCTCGGGTTCGTCGCGCTGAGCGACGCGGCCCCGCTGATCGTCGCGCAGCAGTTGAATCTCGGCGCACGCCATGGCCTGACGCTGGAACTGAGCCGCCAGCCGTCGTGGGCCACCGTGCGCGACAAGCTGCTGACCGGCGAGCTCGACGCCGCGCATGCGCTGTATGGGCTCGTGTGCGGGCTGCAGCTCGGCATCGGCGGCCCGCAGACCGACATGGCCGCGCTGATGGTGCTGAACCGCAACGGCCAGGCGATCACGTTCGCGCGCGGCCTCGCCGACGCGTATCGCGAAAGCGGCGACGTGCGCGCGGCGCTCGCGACGCTCGGCCGCAAGCCGCTGCTCGCGCAGACCTTTCCGACCGGCACGCATGCGATGTGGCTGAATCATTGGCTCGCGTCGCACGGCGTCGATCCGCTGCGCGACGTGCGCAGCGTCGTGATTCCGCCGCCCGAGATGGTCGCGGCGCTCGCGAGCGGCGAGCTCGACGGCTTCTGCGCGGGCGAGCCGTGGCACGCGGTGGCCGAGGCCTGCGGCGCGGGCCGGACCGTCGCCGTCACGAGCGAGATCTGGCCCGATCATCCGGAGAAGGTGCTCGCCGCGCGCCGCGAATTCGTCGCGCTGTATCCGGCCACGGCGCGCGCGCTGATCCGCACGCTCGTCGATGCGTGCGCGTGGCTGGACGATCCCGCGCACCGCCGCGAGGCGGCCGGCTGGCTTGCATCGCCCGACGCGCTCGGCGTGCCGGCCCGCCTGATCGCGCCGCGCCTGCTCGGCGACTACGGCGCGGGGCCGTTCGCGCAGCCGCCGCTGCCGATCCGCTTCCACGACGGCGGCGCCGTGAACCGGCCGGATCCGCGCGACGGCCAGTGGTTCCTGTCGCAATACCGGCGCTGGGGCATGCTCGACGGCGAGCACGACGACGCGGGGATCGCCGCAGCGATCGCGCAGACGGCGTTGTATGATGCTGCGGTCGCCGAAGGCGGTTCAGCGGGCGAGTGA
- a CDS encoding MFS transporter, which produces MTDKATRIDLFSFRTAPMRAFHMTWMAFFVCFFAWFACAPLMPLIAREFHLTAAQVANINIAAVAATIAVRLLVGPLCDRFGPRRVYAGLLVLGAIPVFAVSFTHDYLWFLICRLGIGAIGAGFVITQYHTSVMFAPNVVGTANATTAGWGNAGAGATQAMMPLLVAAGLILGFGDSASWRIALIVPGVAMLAMAWAYWRFTQDCPQGDFVALRKQGVTVDSGKKGGWASFFAACGNYRVWMLFVTYGACFGVEVFIHNIAALYYVDHFHLSLKDAGFAVGLFGMLALFARALGGWLSDKIATRRSLDVRAALLCALIVGEGLGLIWFSHAQGIGMALVAMLTFGLFTHMACGATYALVPFIDRKALGGVAGIIGAGGNVGAVAASFLLKGVGDVQHTLSLLGLAVTATALCAMAVRFSEEHKAREAELRDRALAAAQAAN; this is translated from the coding sequence ATGACCGACAAAGCTACCCGTATCGATCTCTTCTCGTTCCGCACCGCGCCGATGCGCGCATTCCACATGACGTGGATGGCGTTCTTCGTGTGCTTCTTCGCATGGTTCGCATGCGCGCCGCTGATGCCGCTGATCGCGCGCGAATTCCACCTCACCGCGGCACAGGTTGCGAACATCAACATCGCCGCGGTGGCCGCGACGATCGCCGTGCGGCTGCTGGTCGGCCCGCTGTGCGACCGCTTCGGCCCGCGTCGCGTGTATGCCGGGCTGCTCGTGCTCGGCGCGATTCCCGTGTTCGCGGTGTCGTTTACGCACGACTATCTGTGGTTCCTGATCTGCCGCCTGGGCATCGGCGCGATCGGCGCCGGCTTCGTGATCACGCAGTACCACACGTCGGTGATGTTCGCGCCGAACGTGGTCGGCACCGCGAACGCGACGACGGCCGGCTGGGGCAACGCCGGTGCGGGCGCGACGCAGGCGATGATGCCGCTGCTCGTCGCGGCCGGCCTGATCCTCGGCTTCGGTGACAGCGCGTCGTGGCGCATCGCGCTGATCGTGCCGGGCGTCGCGATGCTCGCGATGGCCTGGGCGTACTGGCGCTTCACGCAGGACTGCCCGCAAGGCGACTTCGTCGCGCTGCGCAAGCAGGGCGTGACGGTCGACAGCGGCAAGAAGGGCGGCTGGGCGAGCTTCTTCGCGGCGTGCGGCAACTATCGCGTGTGGATGCTGTTCGTCACGTACGGCGCGTGCTTCGGCGTCGAGGTGTTCATCCACAACATCGCCGCGCTGTACTACGTCGACCACTTCCACCTGTCGCTGAAGGATGCCGGCTTCGCGGTCGGCCTGTTCGGGATGCTCGCGCTGTTCGCCCGCGCGCTCGGCGGCTGGCTGTCGGACAAGATCGCCACGCGCCGCAGCCTCGACGTGCGCGCGGCGCTGCTGTGCGCGCTGATCGTCGGCGAAGGGCTCGGGCTGATCTGGTTCTCGCATGCGCAAGGCATCGGCATGGCGCTCGTCGCGATGCTGACCTTCGGCCTCTTCACGCACATGGCCTGCGGCGCGACCTATGCGCTCGTGCCGTTCATCGACCGCAAGGCGCTCGGCGGCGTCGCGGGGATCATCGGCGCGGGCGGCAACGTCGGCGCGGTGGCCGCGTCGTTCCTGCTCAAAGGCGTCGGCGACGTGCAGCACACGCTGAGCCTGCTCGGGCTCGCCGTCACCGCGACCGCGTTGTGCGCGATGGCCGTGCGCTTCAGCGAAGAACACAAGGCACGCGAGGCCGAGCTGCGCGATCGCGCGCTGGCCGCCGCTCAAGCCGCGAACTGA
- the cobA gene encoding uroporphyrinogen-III C-methyltransferase yields MTTGKVTLLGAGPGDPDLLTLKAVKALAAADVLLLDDLVAPGIVELAPHARVIRVGKRGGCRSTPQAFIEKLMRRYALRGAHVVRVKGGDALLFGRAGEELATLRAAAIPVDIINGISSGFAAAASLGISLTHREHCQGVTFVTAHRQDHGEPNWTALAATGTTLAIYMGMSRVDSIAAGLLAALPASTPAAAVQWAGTPHERRWTGTLGGLARGVAAAGLGSPAVILVGGAIGEAAVQRVPDASTAIETAFSRAA; encoded by the coding sequence ATGACGACTGGCAAAGTCACGCTGCTGGGCGCCGGCCCCGGCGATCCCGATCTCCTCACGCTGAAGGCCGTGAAGGCGCTGGCGGCCGCCGACGTGCTGCTGCTCGACGATCTCGTCGCGCCCGGCATCGTCGAACTCGCGCCGCACGCGCGCGTGATCCGCGTCGGCAAGCGCGGCGGCTGCCGCTCCACGCCGCAGGCGTTCATCGAGAAACTGATGCGCCGCTATGCGCTGCGCGGCGCGCACGTCGTGCGCGTCAAGGGCGGCGACGCGCTGCTGTTCGGCCGCGCCGGCGAAGAACTCGCGACGCTGCGCGCCGCCGCGATTCCGGTGGACATCATCAACGGCATCTCGTCGGGATTCGCGGCCGCCGCGAGCCTCGGCATCTCGCTCACGCACCGCGAGCACTGCCAGGGCGTCACGTTCGTCACCGCGCACCGCCAGGACCACGGTGAGCCGAATTGGACGGCACTCGCGGCCACCGGCACCACGCTCGCGATCTACATGGGGATGAGCCGCGTCGACAGCATCGCGGCCGGCCTGCTCGCCGCCTTGCCTGCGTCGACGCCGGCCGCCGCCGTGCAATGGGCCGGCACGCCGCACGAGCGCCGCTGGACCGGCACGCTCGGCGGCCTCGCACGCGGTGTGGCCGCAGCCGGGCTCGGCAGCCCGGCGGTGATCCTCGTCGGCGGCGCAATCGGCGAAGCGGCCGTGCAGCGCGTGCCGGACGCAAGCACCGCGATCGAAACGGCGTTCTCCCGTGCCGCGTAG
- a CDS encoding YkgJ family cysteine cluster protein, which yields MNHHDIDFSCTGCGRCCHDLRIPLTVAEAVAWLRRGGHVELLCDAMPWPVEPAADDAFAAYKRARSSPAFSGTLPIRVTTILTASHAGPCPNLRDDLRCGIYDERPLVCRIYPVEVNPFVPLMPDGKQCPPDAWQHAPLARHGMIVDVQTRENIARSREASAAEAPLRARLCAALGIDAAAVANEGFAIHAPPADTLLSELNALADPYTAAAAMADDRAAPAWTLLTNRTATADTLRSVGASSRLANDEAGTRCGYLGFHPAT from the coding sequence ATGAATCACCACGACATCGACTTTTCATGCACCGGCTGCGGCCGCTGCTGCCACGACCTGCGCATTCCGTTGACCGTCGCCGAGGCCGTTGCGTGGCTGCGGCGCGGCGGCCACGTGGAGCTGCTGTGCGACGCCATGCCGTGGCCCGTCGAACCGGCCGCCGACGACGCGTTCGCCGCGTACAAGCGGGCACGTTCGTCGCCCGCGTTCAGCGGCACGTTGCCGATACGTGTCACCACCATCCTCACCGCATCGCATGCGGGGCCGTGCCCGAACCTGCGCGACGACCTGCGCTGCGGCATCTACGACGAACGACCGCTGGTGTGCCGGATCTATCCGGTCGAGGTCAATCCGTTCGTGCCGCTGATGCCGGACGGCAAGCAGTGCCCGCCCGACGCGTGGCAGCACGCGCCGCTCGCGCGCCACGGCATGATCGTCGACGTGCAAACGCGCGAGAACATCGCGCGCTCGCGGGAAGCAAGCGCGGCTGAGGCGCCGCTGCGCGCGCGACTGTGCGCGGCGCTCGGTATCGATGCGGCGGCCGTCGCGAACGAAGGCTTCGCGATTCATGCGCCGCCCGCCGATACGCTGCTGTCCGAACTGAACGCGCTTGCCGATCCGTACACGGCGGCGGCGGCGATGGCCGACGATCGCGCGGCTCCGGCATGGACGCTGCTGACAAATCGCACCGCGACTGCCGACACGCTCCGCTCGGTCGGCGCATCAAGCCGGCTCGCAAACGACGAGGCCGGCACGCGCTGCGGCTACCTCGGCTTCCATCCGGCAACGTAA
- a CDS encoding helix-turn-helix transcriptional regulator yields MPSTAPPRLYGMPERSDRLDFYIRDQTSRQAITEPHRHAYFQIQFNLGGDTEQRIGGVTRPFPRGALAFVLPHREHLIPHPDGAHFIVINFSQAFLRADLDVDPLDLEDVPAHRFPELTPFRFQEHLDFILTGDAFDEARRLALCMLDADRVRTFGSTTLLRGYLLQLIGLVCTQYAGALDKLAQRGAQRAGRRDALARVLRHVRANLTREDLTLAATAEAAFLSPNYLAHLVRKETGSTFTDLVTERRIALAQSLLAHTSRRIADIARSVGFRDEGYFARRFRARVGVSPKAYRDANAALPDADAAPAAGDA; encoded by the coding sequence ATGCCCTCCACCGCCCCGCCGCGCCTGTACGGGATGCCCGAACGCAGCGACCGGCTCGATTTCTACATCCGCGACCAGACGTCGCGCCAGGCGATCACCGAGCCGCACCGTCACGCGTATTTCCAGATCCAGTTCAACCTCGGCGGCGACACCGAGCAGCGGATCGGCGGCGTCACGCGGCCGTTTCCGCGCGGCGCGCTCGCGTTCGTGCTGCCGCACCGCGAGCACCTGATTCCGCATCCGGACGGCGCGCACTTCATCGTGATCAACTTCAGCCAGGCGTTCCTGCGCGCCGATCTCGACGTCGATCCGCTCGATCTCGAGGACGTTCCCGCACACCGCTTTCCCGAGCTGACGCCGTTCCGCTTCCAGGAGCATCTCGACTTCATCCTGACCGGCGACGCGTTCGACGAGGCGCGCCGCCTGGCGCTCTGCATGCTCGACGCCGACCGCGTGCGCACCTTCGGCTCGACCACGCTGCTGCGCGGCTACCTGCTGCAGCTGATCGGGCTCGTCTGCACGCAGTACGCGGGCGCGCTCGACAAGCTCGCGCAGCGCGGCGCCCAGCGCGCGGGCCGGCGCGACGCACTCGCGCGCGTGCTGCGCCACGTGCGCGCGAACCTGACCCGCGAGGACCTGACGCTCGCGGCCACCGCCGAGGCCGCGTTCCTGTCGCCGAACTACCTCGCGCACCTCGTGCGCAAGGAAACCGGCAGCACCTTCACCGATCTCGTGACCGAGCGCCGGATCGCGCTCGCGCAATCGCTGCTCGCGCATACGAGCCGCCGCATCGCGGACATCGCGCGCTCGGTCGGCTTCCGCGACGAAGGGTATTTCGCGCGGCGCTTCCGCGCGCGGGTCGGCGTGTCGCCGAAGGCGTACCGGGACGCCAACGCCGCGTTGCCGGACGCCGACGCCGCACCGGCGGCCGGCGACGCGTAG
- the nirD gene encoding nitrite reductase small subunit NirD yields MNDRLPLSWTRVCPLDDIVPNTGVCALVNGEQVAVFHVAHAEAGGVFAIDNVDPVSQAAVMSRGLIGSLGERVVVASPLYKQHFDLRTGECLEAPEKSVSAYPSRIEDGFVWIAA; encoded by the coding sequence ATGAACGATCGTCTTCCCCTGTCCTGGACCCGTGTGTGCCCGCTCGACGACATCGTGCCGAACACCGGCGTGTGCGCGCTCGTCAACGGCGAGCAGGTCGCGGTGTTTCACGTCGCGCATGCTGAAGCCGGCGGCGTGTTCGCGATCGACAACGTCGACCCGGTGTCGCAGGCGGCCGTGATGTCGCGCGGGCTGATCGGCAGCCTCGGCGAGCGCGTGGTCGTCGCGTCGCCGCTGTACAAACAGCATTTCGACCTGCGTACCGGCGAATGCCTGGAAGCGCCCGAGAAGTCGGTGAGCGCGTATCCGTCGCGGATCGAGGACGGGTTCGTGTGGATTGCCGCCTGA
- a CDS encoding fumarylacetoacetate hydrolase family protein, translated as MSAYVIDASERPSVEVDQSSARFPVRRVFCVGRNYADHAREMGADPDREPPFFFMKPADAIVPAGGTVPYPPLTSDLHHEIELVVAIGKDGRSIDPADALSHVWGYGVGVDLTRRDLQAEAKKLSRPWDWAKGFDASGPVTALRSASVTGHPASGRIWLAVNGETRQQGDLADMIWAVPDVIAYVSRSVELKAGDLIFTGTPAGVGALQPGDRVTGGVDGVATFEFVMGAKP; from the coding sequence ATGTCCGCATATGTCATCGACGCTTCCGAGCGTCCTTCCGTCGAAGTCGATCAGTCGTCCGCGCGCTTTCCGGTGCGCCGCGTGTTCTGCGTCGGCCGCAACTACGCCGATCACGCGCGCGAAATGGGCGCCGATCCCGACCGCGAACCGCCGTTCTTCTTCATGAAGCCGGCGGACGCGATCGTCCCGGCCGGCGGCACCGTCCCGTATCCGCCGCTGACCAGCGACCTGCATCACGAAATCGAGCTGGTCGTCGCGATCGGCAAGGACGGCCGGTCGATCGACCCGGCCGATGCGCTGTCGCACGTGTGGGGCTACGGCGTCGGCGTCGACCTCACGCGCCGCGACCTGCAGGCCGAGGCAAAGAAACTGAGCCGGCCGTGGGACTGGGCGAAGGGCTTCGACGCGTCGGGCCCCGTGACCGCGCTGCGCTCGGCGAGCGTCACCGGCCATCCGGCGAGCGGGCGGATCTGGCTCGCGGTGAACGGCGAAACGCGCCAGCAAGGCGATCTCGCCGACATGATCTGGGCCGTGCCGGACGTGATCGCGTACGTGTCGCGCTCGGTCGAGCTGAAGGCCGGCGACCTCATCTTCACCGGCACGCCGGCCGGCGTCGGCGCGCTGCAGCCGGGCGATCGCGTGACGGGTGGCGTCGATGGCGTGGCGACGTTCGAGTTCGTGATGGGGGCGAAGCCGTAA
- a CDS encoding ANTAR domain-containing response regulator has protein sequence MSTPVPPLRLRVLLVTDTDKPIGELGDALARLGYEMLNDVATPARLPAAVEEQRPDVVIIDTDSPSRDTLEQLAVMHATAPRPVLMFSHDADQDLIHAAVGAGVSAYLVEGLSAERLAPILEVALARFSHDDALRRRLADVERELAERKLIDRAKRLLMDQRKLSEHDAYAFLRKRAMDQGLRIVDVARQLYDASSQS, from the coding sequence ATGAGTACGCCTGTTCCTCCCCTCCGCCTGCGCGTGCTGCTCGTCACCGACACCGACAAGCCGATCGGCGAGCTCGGCGACGCGCTCGCGCGCCTCGGCTACGAAATGCTCAACGACGTCGCGACGCCCGCGCGCCTGCCGGCCGCCGTCGAGGAGCAGCGCCCCGACGTCGTGATCATCGATACCGATTCGCCGTCGCGCGACACGCTCGAGCAACTCGCCGTAATGCACGCCACGGCCCCGCGCCCCGTGCTGATGTTCAGCCACGATGCCGATCAGGACCTGATTCACGCGGCGGTCGGCGCGGGCGTCAGCGCGTATCTCGTCGAAGGGCTGTCGGCCGAGCGTCTCGCGCCGATCCTCGAAGTCGCGCTCGCGCGCTTCTCGCACGACGATGCGCTGCGCCGCCGGCTCGCCGACGTCGAGCGCGAACTCGCCGAGCGCAAGCTGATCGACCGCGCGAAGCGACTGCTGATGGACCAGCGCAAGCTGTCCGAACACGATGCGTATGCGTTCCTGCGCAAACGCGCGATGGATCAGGGGCTGCGCATCGTCGACGTCGCCCGGCAACTGTACGACGCGTCATCCCAATCTTGA
- a CDS encoding uracil-DNA glycosylase family protein translates to MPKRTRTPLDVLLTEIRACRACEADLPLGPRPVVRAHRDARILIVGQAPGARVHASGIPWDDASGKRLRDWLGVDADTFYDETRFAIVPMGFCYPGRGASGDNPPRPECAPLWIDRLLAELPSIRLTLLIGQYAQRHFLRDTRKATLTDTVQAWRDYGPDVLPLPHPSPRNQAWFKHHPWFDAEVVPELRRRVAPLVAG, encoded by the coding sequence ATGCCGAAACGAACGCGCACGCCGCTCGACGTGCTGCTCACTGAAATCCGCGCGTGCCGCGCCTGCGAAGCCGACCTGCCGCTCGGCCCGCGTCCGGTCGTGCGCGCCCATCGCGACGCGCGCATCCTGATCGTCGGGCAGGCGCCCGGCGCCCGCGTCCATGCGAGCGGGATCCCGTGGGACGATGCGAGCGGCAAGCGGCTGCGCGACTGGCTGGGCGTCGACGCCGACACCTTCTACGACGAGACGCGCTTCGCGATCGTGCCGATGGGCTTCTGCTATCCGGGCCGCGGCGCGAGCGGCGACAACCCGCCGCGCCCCGAATGCGCGCCACTGTGGATCGACCGGCTGCTCGCCGAACTGCCGTCGATCCGGCTGACGCTGCTGATCGGCCAGTACGCGCAGCGGCATTTCCTGCGCGACACGCGCAAGGCGACGCTGACCGACACCGTGCAGGCGTGGCGCGACTACGGCCCCGACGTGCTGCCGCTGCCGCATCCGTCGCCGCGCAACCAGGCGTGGTTCAAGCATCATCCGTGGTTCGACGCCGAGGTCGTGCCCGAGCTGCGCCGGCGCGTCGCGCCGCTGGTGGCGGGCTGA
- the nirB gene encoding nitrite reductase large subunit NirB, producing MKLIVIGHGMVGHKLLECVAAQAGAADALQVTVLGEEPRPAYDRVHLSEFFAGKSVDDLSLVEPGFFERHPQFDLRLNACVASIDRAAHTVTLASGETLAYDKLVLATGSRPFVPPVPGRDRPGCFVYRTIEDLEAMQACGAHAKRGVVIGGGLLGLECAKALRDMGLETHVVEFAPRLMAVQVDDGGGRMLRAKIEALGVTVHTGKNTLEIVDGEEGTHRMAFADGSHLDTDMIVFSAGIRARDELARACGLEIGPRGGVAIDDACRTSDADIYAIGECAAWNGMVYGLVAPGYDMARVVAKQLAGDADEAAAFAGADMSTKLKLMGVDVASIGDAHGTTAGSCTYQYADERRQVYKKLVVSDCGKFLHGAVMVGDAAEYGTLLQMMLNRIELPESPEFLILPSSDGAAKPAIGVDALPDGAQICSCNNVSKSQICAAVADGATSLGALKSCTGAGTSCGGCVPLVTQIMKAEMKKQGLAVNNHLCEHFPHSRQELFHLIRVERITTFGELLAKHGRGLGCDVCKPAVAGILASCFNEFVLKKEHAGLQDSNDYYLANIQRDGTYSVVPRMPGGEVTPEGLIAVGQVARKYGLYTKITGGQRVDLFGARVEQLPSIWEELIAAGFESGHAYGKSVRTVKSCVGSTWCRYGVDDSVGLAIDIENRYKGLRAPHKIKFGVSGCTRECAEAQGKDIGIIATEKGWNLYVCGNGGMKPRHAELIASDLDRATLIRYIDRFLMFYVRTADRLQRTSVWRDNLEGGLDYLTDVVVHDKLGIAAELEADMQHVVDTYECEWKKAVTDPETRKRFRHFVNSDAPDATIAFVETRGQIRPATPDERVGGRPVRIPVVAEAATESATESATESATV from the coding sequence ATGAAACTCATCGTCATCGGCCACGGAATGGTCGGCCACAAGCTCCTCGAATGCGTCGCGGCGCAAGCCGGCGCGGCGGATGCGCTGCAGGTCACGGTGCTCGGCGAGGAGCCGCGCCCGGCATACGACCGCGTGCACCTGTCGGAATTCTTCGCGGGCAAGTCGGTGGACGACCTGTCGCTCGTCGAGCCCGGCTTCTTCGAACGCCATCCGCAGTTCGACCTGCGCCTGAACGCGTGCGTCGCGTCGATCGACCGCGCCGCGCACACGGTCACGCTCGCGTCGGGCGAGACGCTCGCGTACGACAAGCTGGTGCTCGCGACGGGCTCGCGTCCGTTCGTGCCGCCGGTGCCGGGCCGCGACCGCCCGGGCTGCTTCGTGTACCGGACGATCGAGGATCTCGAGGCGATGCAGGCGTGCGGCGCGCACGCGAAGCGTGGCGTGGTGATCGGCGGCGGGCTGCTCGGCCTCGAATGCGCGAAGGCGCTGCGCGACATGGGGCTCGAGACGCACGTCGTCGAATTCGCGCCGCGACTGATGGCCGTGCAGGTCGACGACGGCGGCGGCCGGATGCTGCGCGCGAAGATCGAGGCGCTCGGCGTGACCGTGCATACGGGCAAGAACACGCTCGAGATCGTCGACGGTGAAGAAGGTACCCATCGGATGGCGTTCGCCGACGGCTCGCATCTCGACACCGACATGATCGTGTTCTCGGCCGGCATCCGCGCGCGCGACGAACTGGCACGCGCGTGCGGCCTGGAGATCGGCCCGCGCGGCGGCGTCGCGATCGACGACGCGTGCCGCACGAGCGACGCCGACATCTACGCGATCGGCGAATGCGCGGCCTGGAACGGCATGGTGTACGGCCTCGTCGCGCCGGGCTACGACATGGCGCGCGTGGTCGCGAAGCAGCTCGCGGGTGACGCTGACGAAGCGGCCGCATTCGCCGGCGCCGACATGAGCACGAAGCTCAAGCTGATGGGCGTCGACGTCGCGAGCATCGGCGACGCGCACGGCACGACGGCCGGCAGCTGCACCTACCAGTATGCGGACGAGCGTCGCCAGGTCTACAAGAAGCTGGTGGTGTCGGATTGCGGCAAGTTCCTGCATGGCGCGGTGATGGTCGGCGACGCGGCCGAATACGGCACGCTGCTGCAGATGATGCTGAACCGCATCGAGTTGCCCGAGTCGCCGGAATTCCTGATCCTGCCGTCATCGGATGGCGCAGCCAAGCCGGCGATCGGCGTGGATGCGCTGCCGGACGGCGCGCAGATCTGCTCGTGCAACAACGTGTCGAAGTCGCAGATCTGCGCGGCGGTGGCCGACGGCGCGACGAGCCTCGGCGCACTGAAATCGTGCACGGGCGCGGGCACGTCGTGCGGCGGCTGCGTGCCGCTCGTCACGCAGATCATGAAGGCCGAGATGAAGAAGCAGGGCCTCGCGGTCAACAACCATCTGTGCGAGCACTTCCCGCATTCGCGCCAGGAGCTGTTCCACCTGATCCGCGTCGAGCGCATCACGACCTTCGGCGAACTGCTCGCGAAGCACGGTCGCGGCCTGGGCTGCGACGTGTGCAAGCCGGCCGTCGCGGGCATCCTCGCGTCGTGCTTCAACGAGTTCGTGCTGAAGAAGGAGCATGCGGGGCTGCAGGACTCGAACGACTACTACCTCGCGAACATCCAGCGCGACGGCACGTACTCGGTCGTGCCGCGCATGCCGGGCGGCGAGGTGACGCCGGAAGGGCTGATCGCGGTCGGCCAGGTCGCGCGCAAGTACGGCCTCTACACGAAGATCACGGGCGGCCAGCGCGTCGACCTGTTCGGCGCGCGCGTCGAGCAGTTGCCGTCGATCTGGGAAGAGCTGATTGCCGCCGGCTTCGAATCGGGGCATGCGTACGGCAAGTCGGTGCGCACCGTGAAGTCGTGCGTCGGCTCGACGTGGTGCCGCTACGGCGTCGACGATTCGGTCGGCCTCGCGATCGACATCGAGAACCGCTACAAGGGCTTGCGCGCGCCGCACAAGATCAAGTTCGGCGTGTCGGGCTGCACGCGCGAGTGCGCGGAAGCGCAGGGCAAGGACATCGGGATCATCGCGACCGAGAAGGGCTGGAACCTGTACGTGTGCGGCAACGGCGGGATGAAGCCGCGCCACGCGGAACTGATCGCGTCCGACCTCGACCGTGCCACGCTGATCCGCTACATCGACCGCTTCCTGATGTTCTACGTGCGCACCGCCGACCGGCTGCAGCGCACCAGCGTGTGGCGCGACAACCTCGAAGGCGGGCTCGACTACCTGACCGACGTCGTCGTGCACGACAAGCTCGGCATCGCGGCCGAACTCGAGGCCGACATGCAGCACGTGGTCGACACCTACGAATGCGAATGGAAGAAGGCCGTCACCGATCCGGAAACGCGCAAACGCTTCCGCCACTTCGTGAACAGCGACGCGCCCGACGCGACCATCGCATTCGTGGAGACGCGCGGCCAGATCCGTCCCGCGACGCCCGACGAGCGCGTGGGCGGCAGGCCCGTCCGGATTCCCGTTGTCGCCGAAGCGGCCACGGAGTCCGCAACTGAATCTGCAACCGAATCGGCAACCGTTTGA